In Danio aesculapii chromosome 17, fDanAes4.1, whole genome shotgun sequence, the sequence AGGTGACACTGAGCCATGGTGCCACCACGTGTAGGAGACCTGTCAGTTGGAACACAGTTCATGCGTGGAGCTTTTCTAAAGAACTAGTTATCTCAATTAGATGTGGTAAATAAGAGAGATGTAAAGATATATGCAGAGCAGTGGAGTGCGAGGACCAGAGTTAAGAAACACTGCAATAGTTGCAACAGAAAATTACATGAAGTAACTTACTTGAAGTGTTTTTTGGACTTTCCCTTCATCACCTATGGTCTTCTCAGGCAAGAGAAGCGCTGGATTGGACATTAGGCTCATCTTCCTCTCAGGTCCCTCTGGCAAAGCTCTTTGGTCTGGAGGCACTGTAGGCAGACTTTGCATCACTGACTGACCATTCACTATTGGTACGGGGGTCATATCCGAAATGAGCATATTGGCATGGTTAATCAGTGTGATCTGGTTTCCTACAGCGTTGTGAACCATTGCATCATGCTGCCCCTGCACTTGAGATGCATAGGTCCCTGTTATCTGTGCTGGCATCTGGAAGACTGTAGGAGGTCTAGACTGAATTGGTAAGGACCCCGACAGAAGGGCCCCTTGTTTTAGAGTAAGCTGTCCAGTTGGGGATGTAAAAATAGGGCCGAAATTAATTTGTCTCGGCTGAACAGTCACAATTTGAGAAGACTCAACATTGGGTTTATTAGACATCTGATTGCTTGGTGCACTAAAAAGACACCTTGGAATGCTGGTAGACTGGGTCAAAGCTGCGGGTGCTTGACTAGGCAGAAAAAAATGTCTCTGACCCTGAAAAGGATCCTGGGGCTGAAGAACAATGGGGCCTCCCTGACCCACTAGATTGAAGCTAACAGGTTTGTTGACACTCACTGCGGACTGTGCTTGCTTGGGACCAACAGAAGGGGAGAACAAGACACTCTGTGATGTGTTTGCTGAGATGAAGGCAATGCCAGGCAAAGGTTTCTGTCCTGTTGGCCTGGGACTGATCTGTACAAGCCTCGGCTGGATGTTGACCGGTAACTTAGGCTGAATGGGTTGAGGCATTTTTTGTAACATGATCCCCGATGGAGTAACTGATCTAACAGTGGAGGTCAGCATCTGGCGACCTACGAGACTCGGCAGGGACTTTTGGATAATCATGCTGGTGCTTTGTGCTGAATTTATAGAAAAGGGTGCCTCAAGTGGAGGTGTTGGGAAGACATTCCCAGGAAGCAGACTCATGAGCTGGGCTCCTGTAGGTTTGAGTGAAGGGCAGCCTGGGCCGACAGCTAATAAAGATGGCTGTGGAGGCTCCACTGCAGTTTGGGTGTCCTTTGGTAATGAGATTAAACCAGGGATGCTCAGTGGTTTGGAGAGATACGACGTTGCAATGGATGCGTCAGAGAGAGCGAGAGTTTCTGAGGTCTCGGCAAGACCTGCCTCTAATGCCAGAGTGTCCTCAGTGATGTCTGCCTCTTGTAGACTCTGCTGGAGAATGTCACAGATCTCTTTCTGCTGCTCCACGGTTTGGACATTAGGATGTTCCTGCAGCTCCTCTAGACTGCCTCTTCCGGGTGAGGATGCTGGTGATGCAAGCAGAGCCTCCTCTAGAAAGGAGAGATCCACACAGCCAGATCCGGGAGTCTCCTGAGAACTAGCATCATCTGCTAACAGAGATGCAGGGCTCTGCAGAACAAAAGGTCACAACATGTTAATAGACTGCCACACTAGCTGTGCTTCCATCTAAAGATGCaatttaaggctggtttatacttctgcatcaagcgcacatgGATGGTTTGGCACCACCTACGCCATGTCAGATGGCGCCACTaacatgcacctctcaaaaacgATGCGTATCGCAAGCTCTGGGATTAGTCAGCTTGGTATCATTAGCGAGTGTGGGTGGGGCTGAGAGCTGCGAGAAAGGAGCGAGCCTATTGGAACGAATATTTAGTGTAGAGTCCAGTGGAGGAGCTCCATatggatacttttgttttgtgtttatgctTAATGTtcaagtagctcaaacttgctcaaTCATAGGCATGAAcaggcggacgtgcaacaactttaagaTAGCATTACAGGTATAACAAAACCcccgcgaagaaactcgacacagacaacataaaaacctactgccagctagcgtttctgcagagcaacacaaacagaatgcagaacaataaatgcacgactacatgcaaggcaggcgccgtgggtcatgacgatcactcaacgcagaagcaTAATTTAGCCTTTCcaccagggatgggcaaattcggtcctggagggctggtgtcctacaTGTTTGGTGTCAACCCATATGAAACGCACCTGCTTACAGCTtactagtgatcttgaagacactgattagcatgttcaggtgtgcttgatttgtgttggaacaaaaacgtgcaggacactggccctccaggaccaagtttgcctGCTTTAGACGTTTGTGCAAAACTGAAACGTAGCATAAAACTTATGCacagtggcttttggaggcatgaGGTGCTCTTTGAAAGAGCAGACTCTCAAGATTGGAGGTAAGATTGTGGAggtaataatatgataataataataattatactgcgcactgtgatgacggactgatggCTGATGTATTTTAGAAAGACCAAATCAACATTTCAGATTTATACACAATACTCTCGCTCTGCTAGTTTGTTCATTAATGCCGTCCCATCATGCccattttatcatcacatgatttgttgagacaaaaatcacatgactttatgCGCAAGGGTTTTTTTCTCCTattcgccgtgcggtatcaaacattccatgaATACAATCCTCGCATACAATATTTCGTTTGTCAcgtggggggcatgcatgaactgttcctgaatgaaagtgaaagtgccaaactgcgaaaaatttataatttggcaaataattcgataaCTGTTGTCCActtaaacacagtcactgtctttctcccctgcgtctgtgtttgttttgtctcggtgaaaatcagcgtgtgctcaacctgaaactcccatttttatgcaaaaccttccctctttccctcccccgacactcccacctaaacagagctggacacacccactttcctgacttttttcaaactagaggtgtgaaaacatcctgagacaggggggtttcgtggcccctttaatgtgatattccaaaatgtgcataaaaaaggtGGATGGAAACCTTGCTAATGTTAGTCATACAAATTTACAGCTCATACTTTTGATAATTAAAAGCGGCTTctgttagacagacagacatgcactGCTGAGTTCAGGGAGGTCCCAGCTGAGAGAAATCTATATGCTGCTGCTTCCAGTGGGAGAAAGGTCTAGACTCACCGGAGTGTCTGTGAAGAGCGATGGTTCTCCAGAGGATGTATTAATGAGTAAGTCTCCACTTGACAGCTGTTTGAACAAAAGGGAGCAGGGATAGGTAATTG encodes:
- the si:ch211-168d23.3 gene encoding BRD4-interacting chromatin-remodeling complex-associated protein — protein: MEDEDGTCLLDVLCDPQALNDFLHGTNELSSGDLLINTSSGEPSLFTDTPSPASLLADDASSQETPGSGCVDLSFLEEALLASPASSPGRGSLEELQEHPNVQTVEQQKEICDILQQSLQEADITEDTLALEAGLAETSETLALSDASIATSYLSKPLSIPGLISLPKDTQTAVEPPQPSLLAVGPGCPSLKPTGAQLMSLLPGNVFPTPPLEAPFSINSAQSTSMIIQKSLPSLVGRQMLTSTVRSVTPSGIMLQKMPQPIQPKLPVNIQPRLVQISPRPTGQKPLPGIAFISANTSQSVLFSPSVGPKQAQSAVSVNKPVSFNLVGQGGPIVLQPQDPFQGQRHFFLPSQAPAALTQSTSIPRCLFSAPSNQMSNKPNVESSQIVTVQPRQINFGPIFTSPTGQLTLKQGALLSGSLPIQSRPPTVFQMPAQITGTYASQVQGQHDAMVHNAVGNQITLINHANMLISDMTPVPIVNGQSVMQSLPTVPPDQRALPEGPERKMSLMSNPALLLPEKTIGDEGKVQKTLQFFRKAPRMNCVPTDRSPTRGGTMAQCHLTVGRSLVQVPAGPGGICIEIAYSPRVGSSWGFGALLKGLNSAVVLRVKEYFYLAPPTIPASAETQTCDLWITKLTVPRAKNNSSMISSEQLEEMVNRGSRMEPMDKETYSSLQKEVQTTSAYKGLKEEKLTLAQKQQRVKQQMFSDHTAVLNPNTSAPFVSVEDAVRHLLPYHSCARALPSQADFISVDKQFECFSVVLLKRIKDMLNKYRQLLLAESQQESPSAEMVMLERLFLQSERLSLVEDKRRARRDPESILTSQTRSSTPVSSVKAGLSGCPSSPPSWTLQSDRPPGLKTYRSSSKGALRLTIKQESGSSATEATNTVCGFKRNYSEQVTKGKHQFIKPALSNVEEGKSEFNKLNLNKETKRTESDLQNLNDLVTNPDYVAQRKESSFPEQCSPVLKRIRPMASTAESLLDDGELSEDLQSAIDSILELQRLQGSGAGLKTKNHQHHALEQAVGSMLGGHL